One Archangium violaceum genomic window, CTGGGCTGAACATAGGCGGCGGTTATAACCACACGGCGACCCTGTTGCCGTCAGGCAAGGTGCTAGTCACCGGAGGGACGAACGGATTTAGTCCCCAATCCATTACGGAGGTGTACGATCCGGACACGGGGGGGTGGAGTATCGCTGGCGGTCTGGCCACGGCCCGCCACAGCCACACGGCGACACTGTTGCCCTCGGGCAAGGTGCTGGTCACTGGAGGCTGGGGCCCATACGGTCCCCTTTCCAGCGCGGAGGTGTACGATCCGAGAACGGGGATGGGGCGCCCCACAGGCTCTTTGGCTATGCCCCGCTACGGCCACACGGCGACACTGTTGCCCTCGGGCAAGGTGCTGGTCACCGGAGGCTTAACTCATGACAATGCTGGCATCGTCATTGCGGAGGTGTACGACCCGACCACGGAGGAGTGGAGCCCCACGGGCATTTTGTCCACAGCCCGCGGACTCCATACGGCGACGTTGCTGCCTTCAGGCAAGGTGCTGGTCACCGGAGGCTGGGACCCAAGTGGCGCCTCCCTCCCCAGTGCAGAGGTGTACGACCCAAAAACAGGGGCGTGGAGCCACACGGGCGCTCTGTCCATGGCCCGCGGACTCCACACGGCGACGCTATTGCTTACAGGCAAGGTACTGGTCACGGGAGGTGGGTATGCAAGCGACGCTTCCCTCGCTAGCGCGGAGGTGTACGATCCGGGTAGGGAGGTGTGGAGCCCCACGGGCGCGCTGGCCATAGCCCGCTACAGTCACACGGCGACGCTGTTGCCCTCGGGAAAAGTGCTGGTCACCGGAGGCTGGGGTCCTAGCGACCAACTCGCCAACGCGGAGGTGTATGACCCGGGCACAGGGGAGTGGAGCCCCACGGGTCCTTTGGCTACGGCTCGCAGCTGGCATACGGCGACGCTGTTGCCCTCGGGCAATGTGCTGGTCACCGGGGGCTGGGGCCCAAGCGGCACCTCCCTCGCCAGCGCAGTGGTGTACAATCCGGGTACGGGGAAGTGGAGCGCCACGGGCGCGCTGGCCACGACCCGTTACCGGCACACGGCAACGCTGTTGCCCTCGGGCAAGGTGTTGGTCACAGGAGGGGTAGACTCAAACGGCTCCCTCAAACTTGCAGAGGTGTACAACCCGGGTACGGGGGAATGGAGCCCCACGGGCGCGCTGGCCACGGCCCGCTACAACCACACGGCGACGCTGTTGCCTTCGGGCAAGGTGCTGGTCATCGGAGGAGCGGGCAAATACGGCGACATTGTCGCCAGTGCGGAGGTGTACGACCCGACCACGGGGGAGTGGAGCCCCACGGGCGCGCTGGCCACGGCCCGCTACAGCCACACGGCGACGTTGTTGCCCTCGGGCAAGGTGCTGGTCACAGGAGGCTGGGACCCAAGTGGCGCTTCTCTCTCCAGTGCGGAGGTGTACGACCCGGGCATTGGGATGTGGAGTCCCACGGGCACTCTGGCCACGGCCCGCTATAACCACACGGCGACGCTGTTGCCCTCGGGCAAGGTGCTGGTCACAGGAGGCTGGGGCCCTAGTGGAGCTTCCCTCCCCAGTGCGGAGGTGTACGACCCGGGCTCAGGAATGTGGAGTCCCACGGGCGCGCTGGCCATAGCCCGCTACAGTCACACGGCGACGCTGTTGCCCTCGGGCAAGGTGCTGATCTCCGGAGGTAAATGGAACTTAAGCTACAACCTCGCCAACGCGGAGGTGTATGACCCGGGCACAGGGGAGTGGAGCCCCACGGGTCCTTTGGCTACGGCTCGCAGCTGGCATACGGCGACGCTGTTGCCCTCGGGCAATGTGCTGGTCACCGGGGGCTGGGGCCCAAGCGGCACCTCCCTCGCCAGCGCAGTGGTGTACAACCCGGGTACGGGGAAGTGGAGCGCCACGGGCGCGCTGGCCACGACCCGTTACCGGCACACGGCAACGCTGTTGCCCTCGGGCAAGGTGTTGGTCACAGGAGGGGTAGACTCAAACGGCTCCCTCAAACTTGCAGAGGTGTACAACCCGGGTACGGGGGAATGGAGCCCCACGGGCGCGCTGGCCACGGCCCGCTACAACCACACGGCGACGCTGTTGCCTTCGGGCAAGGTGCTGGTCATCGGAGGAGCGGGCAAATACGGCGACATTGTCGCCAGTGCGGAGGTGTACGACCCGACCACGGGGGAGTGGAGCCCCACGGGCGCGCTGGCCACGGCCCGCTACAGCCACACGGCGACGTTGTTGCCCTCGGGCAAGGTGCTGGTCACAGGAGGCTGGGACCCAAGTGGCGCTTCTCTCTCCAGTGCGGAGGTGTACGACCCGGGCATTGGGATGTGGAGTCCCACGGGCACTCTGGCCACGGCCCGCTATAACCACACGGCGACGCTGTTGCCCTCGGGCAAGGTGCTGGTCACAGGAGGCTGGGGCCCTAGTGGAGCTTCCCTCCCCAGTGCGGAGGTGTACGACCCGGGCTCAGGAATGTGGAGTCCCACGGGCGCGCTGGCCATAGCCCGCTACAGTCACACGGCGACGCTGTTGCCCTCGGGCAAGGTGCTGATCTCCGGAGGCTGGGGCTTGCTAGGTGACGAACTCGCGAGCGCGGAGGTGTACGATTCGAGCACGGGGGCGTGGAGTACTACGTACCCGCTGGTCATGGCCCGCTACAGTCACACGGCGACACTGTTGCCCTCGGGCAAGGTGTTGGTTACTGGAGGCGCCAACCAAGGCAATGATTCCCTCGCCAGCACGGAGGTGTACGAAGACACGGAAACTCGCCAGGAGTGGCGCCCCGTCATCACCCCACCCGCCGAGCAACAACGAGGTGGAATATTTTGCATAACTGGGAGCCGCTTGCGAGGTCTATCGGAGGCAAGCAGCGGTAACGCTCAGAGTTCCGCTACGAATCTTCCTCTGGTCAGCCTGTTGTCACTGGAAAGTGGAGCGCTGACACATGTGACGCCTTTAGCCTCGTTCTCCGATACGATGGTAACTGTACGGGTGCCGAGCGTGCCGGACGGCTATTACATCCTTTCCGTGATATCCAATGCCATACATGGTGGGCAGTTGCTGCTTGTGACCGGGCCCCCTATGGCTGCACCCACGGTGATAGCGCCTGAGGATGAGGCCTTTGTTAACAACCCGCAGCCAATCATCCGCGGCATGGCGGAGGCTGGTAGCACGGTGACGGTGTGGCTGGATGAGAAGGAAGTGCTAGGGACTGGCATCGTTGTGGATGCCTCGGGCAACTGGAGTTTTACCCCAGTCGCCGCGCTGTCTCAGGGCGACTACCAAGTCAAGGCCACCGCCATGAATGCGGTGGGCAACGTTAGCGCTCAATCGGAGCCCCGCCGCTTTACTGTGGACACGGAGGCGCCGTCGGCGCCCACGGTGACCGATCCTAAGGGGGGCGCCGTAGTCAACAACCCACATTCAGTCATTCGCGGCATGGCGGAGCCAGGCTGTACAGTCAAGGTGTTTCTGGGTACAAATGAGGCGGGGTCGGTCATGGCGGATGCCACGGGAGCTTGGAACTTCACCCCAGCCACCGCGCTGCTTGAGGGGTTCAACCAGGTCAATACCACCGCCACAGATGCGGCGGAAAATGTCAGTCCTCCCTCCAACTTTCGCATATTCATGGTCGACTCTGTGGCGCCAAATGCGCCCGAGGTGACCGCGCTTGATGCCACTACCAACACCCGAAAGCCAGTCATTAGCGGCATAGCGGAGCCATACAGCAAGGTGACAATGTGGCTGGATGGGAATGAGATAGCACCAACCCTGGCGAACGCAGCGGGGTACTGGAGTTTCACCCTGGCTTCTTCACTGAGTTTCGGACCCCACTCCATCTCCGCCACCGCGACAGATGCGGCGGGCAACATCAGTTCGTTCTCAGATGAGTATTCTTTCTTCATCCAGAGGAGCCATTACGGTTGGAGTTGCGCCACTGCGCCCGCCTCCCCTGCCGTCTGGGCCTTGCTGACACTGGTCTTGGCTTTCGGCAGGCGCCGGCTCAGGTCTCCCCCTTGGCCGGGCGCCCCCGCCCCCGCTCCTGCTCGTCGCGGGCGTGGGCCTCGCGAGCTTCCTCGGGGCGCTCGCCCAGGTAACGCTGGCGCTGCCGTACCTCCAGGCTCGCGCTGGTCATCTGGCGCAGGCGCTCGCGCAGCGCTTCCACCCCCAGACCCCACACCCGCGCGGAGCCATCGTTCAGGGCGACCGCCAGCACGTCCCCCCGAGGACTGAAGGCCGCCACCGTCACGCGTTCCCCGTTACCGGCGAGCACCAGGGGCTCGCCGCTGCCATCCGCGGGCCACACCCGCACTGTTCCGTCCCCCGAGGCCGTCACCACCCGCGTGCCTCGGGGATCGAACCGCGCGGTGTGTCCTCGGAGCACGATTGCCTCCCCTGACGCCTCGGTGGACCACACCCACACCGTTTTGTCCTGGGAGGCGGTCAACACCCGCGCTCCGTCCGGGCTGAACTCCGCGCTCACCACCGCCTGCTCATGTCCCCTGAGCACCACCGGTTCACCCCGGCCGTCCGCGCGCCAGACCCGCGCCGTCCCATCATCCGAGGCCGTCACCACCCGTTCTCCCTCCGGACTGAAAGCCGCCGCCACCACCCGGCCCGTGTGTCCTCGGAGCACCACCGGCTCGCTGTAACCGTCCGCGCGCCAGACCCGCGCCGTCCCATCATCCGAGGCCGTCACCACGCGTCTCCCCTCGGGGCTGAAGGCCGCGCTCCGGAGGAACTCCGTATGTCCTTGGAGCACCACAGGCACGCCACGGCCATCCGCGCGCCAGACCCGCGCCGTCCCATCCCATGAGGCCGTCACCACGCGCTCCCCCTCCGGGCCGAACGCCGCTGTCACCACCCGGCCCGTGTGCTCTCGGAGCACCACCGGCTCGCCTCGGCCATCCACCCGCCACACTCGCGCCGTCCCATCCACCGAGGCCGTCACCACGCGCTCCCCGTCCGGGCTGAAGGCCACCGTTCGCACCTCGGCCCCATGTCCCTTGAGCAGCACCATGTCCAAGCCACCGCTCAGCCACCACACCACCGCCGTGCCATCCGCATGCGCGGTCGCCAGGTGCTCCCCCCGAGGGCTGAAGGCCAGGGCCTGCACCGCGCCCCCTCGGCGAGGCAGGGTGAGCGCCTGTGGCTGGGCGCGCCATCGCCATACGCGCGCACTGCCGTCCCGGGAGGCCGTCACCACGCGCTCCCCTTCCGAGCTGAAGCTCGCGGACAGCACCTCATCCGTGTGCCCCAGCAACTCCGCGGGCGCACCGGTCCCGTCCGTACGCCGCACCCGTGCCGTCCCGTCCCGCGAGGCCGTCACCACCCACTTGCCATCCGGGCTGAAGGCCACCGAGAGCGACTCCCCGGTGTCTCCCGCCAGCCGCATCCCCTCGCCCTTTCCGTCCGCCCGCCACAGGCGCACCGTCCCATCCGCATGCGCGCTCGCCACCAGCCCTCCATCCGGGCTGAAGGCCACCGCATTGACCAGACCGGAGTCGCTCCGCCGCACGCTGGGCTCCCCCTGCCCATCCGCGCGCCACACCCGTACCGCTCCGTCCACCGAGGCCGTGGCCACCCGGCTCCCATCCGGGCTGAAGACCGCGGCCCGCACGTCGCCAGGATGGGGGAGCACGGCCAGCTCGCCCCGCCCATCCGCGTGCCACACCCGCGCCGTCCCGTCCCGCGAGGCCGTCACCACCCGTTCGCCAGCCCTGTCGAAGGCCGCGGCCACCACGGCCTGCTCGTGGCCCCGGAGCACCACGGGCACCCCGGTGCCATCCGCGCGCCACACCCGCGCCGTCCCATCCCGTGAGGCCGTCACCACCCGTTCCCCCTCGGGACTGAAAGCCGCCGCCACCACTTCCCCCATGTGCCCCGCGAGCAGCTCCGGGCCCGCGCCCCCCTCCACCCACCACACCCGCGCCGTCCTGTCCGCCGAGGCCGTCACCACCCGCCGCCCATCCGGGCTGAAGGCCGCGGTCAGCACCTCCCCGCCGTGCCCCTCGAGCACTCGCGGCACGCCCGTACCATCCGCGCGCCACACCCGCGCCGTCCCGTCTCGCGACGCCGTCACCACCCACCTGCCATCCGCGCTGAGCGCCGCCGCGCGCACCGGTCCCCGGTGGCCCCGCAGCACCGCCGAGGCGAGCGGCTGCTGGAGCACCTCCAACGCCGCCTGCGTCCACGCCAGGTGTTGTTCGGGCTCACGCACCTCCAGCAGCACCAGCAGGGCCGCAGTGGGGTCCTCCCTGCGCAGCTTGTCCGCCACGAGCAGCCGGGCGAAATCCCGCAGCCGCTCCTGGTGCCTGCGCTCCTCGCGTGCCAGGCGCTCCGCCCGCTCCCGGCTCGCGTCGATGAACGGGTGCACCCGCTCGTCCAGCTCGTCCGGGTGGGCCTGCTGGAGCTCCAGGGCGTCCTCCAGACGCCGGCCTCGCAGGAGGTAGTCCTCCGCATGCGCCGATTCCCGCTGGGCCTGCCAGGCCTCCGCCCCCGCGCGCAGCTCGAGTCTCTTGCGCCGTCGTGCCTGTCCGTCCCGGAGCCACTCGGCCAGGGGCAGCCAGTTGCGCAGCAGCGCCTCGTGGGCCACCTCGATGGAGACCTCGCCCCCTTCCGCCTCGCCGCCGAGCACCAGCACCCGGGCCTCCACGAGCCGCCCCAGCACGGTGTCGAAGGCGCGGCGCGCCCGCTCCTCCATGGGACGCACCTGCTCCCGCCACACGCGCTGGCCGGTGAAAGGGGCCGCCCCTTCCCGCACATCCACCAGCTCCACCAGGAGCCGACGCATCTGGTGTCGCTCCTCCTCGCTCAGCTCCAGGTACAGCCTGTCCAGCTCCTGGGCGAGCGCCCCGGCCACGCCGCCCATGGCCTGGTAGGCGCTGTGTTTGAGCCATCGTCCCTCGCGCAGCCGCCACAGCCGCTCCAGCGCATGTGCCAGCAGGGGCAGTCCGCCCGGCTGACGCTCCACCTCCTGCAGGAGCCGCTCCGTCAGCCCTTCCTCCAGCATGAGGCCCTGCTGACGCGCGGGATTCTCAATGGCCTCGCGCAGCTCACCCGCCGTCATCTCCGGCACCAGCAGCAGGCGCTCGCCCTCAAAGAGCACCGCGTCCAGCCGGAGCCCACTCTCCGTCAGCCGCACCTCCGCGCAGCGCCCCAGGTAGTCCACCCGCAGCGTCGCGAGCACCACCGAGCCCCGCTCGGGCTCCCGCGAGGCCTCCCACAGCGCGCTCAGCAGCTCCATGCGCTCGCCCTCACCCAGGCGGGAGAAGGCCTCGTCCAGCGGGTCCACCACCAGGAGCCTCCGCTTGCCCGGGGTGGTCCGCGCCGAACGTGCCACCTCCGCCGCACCGGCCTCGCCCGCGCGCACCCACGTGAGTTCCCAGCGCTCGGGGGACAGCGTCGGCAGCAGTCCCGCCCGGAGCAGTGAGGACTTGCCGCTCCCGGAGGCGCCGGCGATGACCTGGAAGGCGGGGAACCGCCCCTCGGCGGCGGCCTCCACCCGCTGGAGCAGCGTCTGGCGGAGCGGCTCGCGGCCGAAGTAGCGCCGGTGGTCCTCCGGCTCGAAGGGCCGCAGGCCGCGGTAGGGCGGGAAGATGAAGGGGCGCAGGTCCGGCCCGTCCCCGGCGCGAGCGTAGAGCTGGAGCGAGGCCCCATCCATTCGAGCCCCCTCGAGCCGCAGTGCCTTGCGCGCCTCGGCCAGCGCCTGCTCCAGCGAGGTGTGGCGCCCGAGCAGCTCGCCATAGAGTGTGCGGGTGAGGGTGACGGAGCCCCCCGTGGAGAGTGGCAGCCGGGAGGCGACCACCGAGGCGAGGCCCGCGCGGTGGAGCTCGCGGGCCGGGCTGCCCAGGTGGTTGCCCGGGAGCCCCGCGTCGCCACCCCGGCAGGCGCACAGCACCACCATGCGGATGCGCTCGGCGTGCGGCTCGAGCGCGGCACGGAGCGCGGCGGCGTCCACCACGTGCGGCTCCCCATCCATCCACGGGGAGCTCCAGGCGAGGCCATACGCCCCGGGCTCCGAGGGGGCGCCATGGCACAGCAGGTGGAGCGCGGCGATGGGCTCCTCACAGGCGCGCAGGGCCCGCTCGAGCGAGGCGATGCTCACCTGGGGGAGCACGTCGCGGCCCGGGTCGAAGTCATACCCGGCGCGGGCGCAGGCCTGGGCGAGGGCGCGCTGGTGCGCCGCGGCGGGCACGTCCCCGGCCCAGGCGAAGAGGATGCGGCCTCCGGCGGGTGAAGGGGAGGCGGGTGGGTGGAAGCTCCGCGTCCCTGGCCGTTCGTAGCAAAGGGTGCAGCCCTCGAGGTCGCTCAGCGCCTGGCCGGTGGGCTCCAGCGTGAGCAGCTCCCAGGGGAGCACGCACAACTCGGCGGGCTCCAGACGCAGGGTGAGCCGCACCGGCCGGTGGGCCTCCAAGGCCTGCCACAGCCGTTGCTCGTCCTCGGCCCAACCCAGTGGCGCGAGGAAGGCGCGCAGCAGCTCGCCGAGCCGCTGGGCGGCGTTGGGGCTGGGGTGGCTGGAGCCCAGGCTGGCCAGGTCCTCCAGGGCACGCTCCCAGGGAAAGGAGGCGCGCACGGAGGTCCCCTCCTCGCGCAGGCGCAGGTAGTCCCGCGGCTGGAAGAGGAAGCGGTCGGTGTCTCGCGTGCGCTCGCCGGAGACGAGGTGGAGGGTGAGCTCCAGCGGGCTGGGGGCCACGGAGTGCTCGCTCACGGTTCAGCTCACGTGCAGCCGTTCACGGAAGTAGCGCCGGTACAGCTCGCAGCGCGGCAGCACGGAGGCCGCCTCCTGCCGCACCAGCCCCGCGCTCCTCAGCCGGATGAACACGCCCTCATCCGGGCAGGCGTTGCGTTGCAGCACCTCGCGCAGCCCCTCCTTGAGTTGCGGCTGGCTGCCCAGCCGGAAGAGCAGGTGGCGCAGGTGGTCTCCGAATGGCCCCCGGTCCTCCGCCGCCTGGGTGAAAAGGTCCGCCACGCGCAGGCTGCCGCTGGCCACCAGGTACAGCGCCTTGCGGATCAGGTAGGGGTGCCCTCCCAGCAGGGCGAAGAGCTCCCGCTCCTGCTTCGGTTCCAGCGGCGCGCCATGCCGCCGGTTGAGCTCCGCCACCTGTTCCGCGGTGAAGTCGCCCAACTCCACCGTCTGCCCCACGTTGAAGGGGGACTGCGTCAGGTTCTTGATGAACAGGAAGGGTTCGGTCGAGGTCACCAGGACGATGCTGAGCTTCTTCCAGACGGGCGTGGTCGGCAGCGCGCGGTTGTTGTGCCAGCTGCGCAGCATGCCGAAGAAGTCCGTGCCGAAGGGCAGCTCGAAGAGGGTCTCCACCTCGTCCAGCCCCAGCACCAGGGGGGTGTCCAGCCCGCGCAGGACATGGCCGCTCATGTACAGCCCGCAGCGCTGGCTGCTGCCAATGGGCTTCTTCCAATAGGCCTCCACCTGGTTCTCCAGCTCGAGCTGATCACTCAGGGAGCTGCAGAAGCGTTGGAAGAAGAGATCCGGGTCGGAGAAGGTCGGGGTGTCGAACTCCTGGAACGAGAGGTAGGCCACGCGCTTGCCGGCCTCGAGCGCGGCGGCCATGCCCCGCATGAGCAGCGAGCTCTTGCCCATCTGCCGCGCGCCCTTGATGGTGACGGTGGTGCCCTGCTTCTGTGAGACGGCCCTCGTCACCGCGGTATCGGCGTCCCGCACCACATAGAAGGCCGACTGCGTGTCCATGGCCCCCTCGAGGGTTGCATCCAGCTCGAGCGGTGCTGACGGCAGGGGGGGCGACAGGGCGGACGCGGCGGACTCGGACGGCGCCGTGGCCCGGGGGAGGTTCGGGGCCGCCGGTGCGGTTCCAGCTCCAGCCAGCGAGCCTCCGCTCATGGCCCTGGCGAACTGCTCGAGCAGACGCGGGGTGTCCTCCGGCCCTTCCCATAGGGCCCAGTTGATGGGACTGAGGTATCCGTTCAGGGGAGGGGGGAGGCGCTCGTGGTACGCGACCCGGACGGGGAGCAGGACCGGGCGGCCCCGCTGCGACTGCAGCCGGTGCGCCAGTTCGATCTCCGTCAGGGCCACCTCGCTGTTGACGGAGAACGGGGACAGCAGCGCGATGAAGAAGTCCGCCTGGCGGATCTCCGCATCGATGCGCTCCACCCACTTCTCGCCCACCAGCATGGAGGTATCGATGAAGACCTCGTGGGAGACCTTGAGCGCCTTGTAGAGGGCCTGGGCGAGGTCCTGATCCGGCGTGACATCGCGCTTGTAGCTGATGAAGACACGGGCCATGGGTCTCTCTCGTGTTATCTCACCGCGGTTCGTGCGGGTCCTCGCCCGCGCCATTCTTCACGGGGCCTCGTACCCGAGTCGTATCGGAATCAGGGCAGGTCGGGGCACGTCTTTCGATAGGCGACGGCGTTGCCCACATCGGGGGGCCACTCATGGGGGGTCAGGTTTCGAGGCAACAAGGCGCATGCGAGCTGGATCCAGTCCTCTGGCTGTACGGGCCACAAGCGCGCGGTGTCATCTTCGCTGGCGGTGGCCACGCGCGAGCCATCCGGGCTGAAGGTCACGGCCAGGACGCGGCCCTTGTGCGGCAGGCGAGCGATCCGGCGGCCGGTGGTGGCGTCCCACAGGCGTGCCGAGTCGTCCTCACTGGCGGTGGCCACGAGCTTTCCGTCCGGGCTGAAGGCCACGGCGGTGACGGTGTTGGCGTGATGCAACTGCCACCGCTGCTGGCCCGTGGCCACGTCCCACAATCGCGCGGTGCTGTCGTCGCTGACGGTGGCCAGGCTCCTGCCATCCGGGCTGAAGGCCAGCGCGGTGACGAAGAGGTCGTGCCGGAGGGGAGTGCCCTGGGGCTCGCCGGTGGCCGTGCTCCACAGGCGCGCGGTGTTGTCGTCACTGGCGGTGGCCACGAGCCTTCCATCGGGGCTGAAGGCCACGGCGTTGAGGGAGCCATCATGGGTCAGGGGGCTGGCCAGGGGCTCGCCGGTGGCCGAGCTCCACAGCCGCGCGGTGCTGTCATCGCTGGCGGTGGCCACGAGCTTTCCGTCCGGGCTGAAGGCCACGGCGGTGACGGCGTCGGCATGGTGCAGCAGCGCCCGCTGGCGCCCCGTGGCGATCTCCCAGAGCCGTGCGGTCTTGTCCTCACTGGCGGTGATGACCAGGCCGCCGTCGGGGCTGAAGGCCACCGCGAGCACGTTGTCCTCGTGGGTCAGGCGCGCCAGAGGAGTGCCGGTGGCCGCGTTCCACAGGCGCGCGGTGTTGTCATCACTGGTGGTGGCCACGCTCCTGCCATCCGGGCTGAAGGCCACGGCTCGGATTCGGGCGCCGTGCCGCAGGGGCCTGGCC contains:
- a CDS encoding CHAT domain-containing protein encodes the protein MSEHSVAPSPLELTLHLVSGERTRDTDRFLFQPRDYLRLREEGTSVRASFPWERALEDLASLGSSHPSPNAAQRLGELLRAFLAPLGWAEDEQRLWQALEAHRPVRLTLRLEPAELCVLPWELLTLEPTGQALSDLEGCTLCYERPGTRSFHPPASPSPAGGRILFAWAGDVPAAAHQRALAQACARAGYDFDPGRDVLPQVSIASLERALRACEEPIAALHLLCHGAPSEPGAYGLAWSSPWMDGEPHVVDAAALRAALEPHAERIRMVVLCACRGGDAGLPGNHLGSPARELHRAGLASVVASRLPLSTGGSVTLTRTLYGELLGRHTSLEQALAEARKALRLEGARMDGASLQLYARAGDGPDLRPFIFPPYRGLRPFEPEDHRRYFGREPLRQTLLQRVEAAAEGRFPAFQVIAGASGSGKSSLLRAGLLPTLSPERWELTWVRAGEAGAAEVARSARTTPGKRRLLVVDPLDEAFSRLGEGERMELLSALWEASREPERGSVVLATLRVDYLGRCAEVRLTESGLRLDAVLFEGERLLLVPEMTAGELREAIENPARQQGLMLEEGLTERLLQEVERQPGGLPLLAHALERLWRLREGRWLKHSAYQAMGGVAGALAQELDRLYLELSEEERHQMRRLLVELVDVREGAAPFTGQRVWREQVRPMEERARRAFDTVLGRLVEARVLVLGGEAEGGEVSIEVAHEALLRNWLPLAEWLRDGQARRRKRLELRAGAEAWQAQRESAHAEDYLLRGRRLEDALELQQAHPDELDERVHPFIDASRERAERLAREERRHQERLRDFARLLVADKLRREDPTAALLVLLEVREPEQHLAWTQAALEVLQQPLASAVLRGHRGPVRAAALSADGRWVVTASRDGTARVWRADGTGVPRVLEGHGGEVLTAAFSPDGRRVVTASADRTARVWWVEGGAGPELLAGHMGEVVAAAFSPEGERVVTASRDGTARVWRADGTGVPVVLRGHEQAVVAAAFDRAGERVVTASRDGTARVWHADGRGELAVLPHPGDVRAAVFSPDGSRVATASVDGAVRVWRADGQGEPSVRRSDSGLVNAVAFSPDGGLVASAHADGTVRLWRADGKGEGMRLAGDTGESLSVAFSPDGKWVVTASRDGTARVRRTDGTGAPAELLGHTDEVLSASFSSEGERVVTASRDGSARVWRWRAQPQALTLPRRGGAVQALAFSPRGEHLATAHADGTAVVWWLSGGLDMVLLKGHGAEVRTVAFSPDGERVVTASVDGTARVWRVDGRGEPVVLREHTGRVVTAAFGPEGERVVTASWDGTARVWRADGRGVPVVLQGHTEFLRSAAFSPEGRRVVTASDDGTARVWRADGYSEPVVLRGHTGRVVAAAFSPEGERVVTASDDGTARVWRADGRGEPVVLRGHEQAVVSAEFSPDGARVLTASQDKTVWVWSTEASGEAIVLRGHTARFDPRGTRVVTASGDGTVRVWPADGSGEPLVLAGNGERVTVAAFSPRGDVLAVALNDGSARVWGLGVEALRERLRQMTSASLEVRQRQRYLGERPEEAREAHARDEQERGRGRPAKGET
- a CDS encoding AAA-like domain-containing protein, which codes for MARVFISYKRDVTPDQDLAQALYKALKVSHEVFIDTSMLVGEKWVERIDAEIRQADFFIALLSPFSVNSEVALTEIELAHRLQSQRGRPVLLPVRVAYHERLPPPLNGYLSPINWALWEGPEDTPRLLEQFARAMSGGSLAGAGTAPAAPNLPRATAPSESAASALSPPLPSAPLELDATLEGAMDTQSAFYVVRDADTAVTRAVSQKQGTTVTIKGARQMGKSSLLMRGMAAALEAGKRVAYLSFQEFDTPTFSDPDLFFQRFCSSLSDQLELENQVEAYWKKPIGSSQRCGLYMSGHVLRGLDTPLVLGLDEVETLFELPFGTDFFGMLRSWHNNRALPTTPVWKKLSIVLVTSTEPFLFIKNLTQSPFNVGQTVELGDFTAEQVAELNRRHGAPLEPKQERELFALLGGHPYLIRKALYLVASGSLRVADLFTQAAEDRGPFGDHLRHLLFRLGSQPQLKEGLREVLQRNACPDEGVFIRLRSAGLVRQEAASVLPRCELYRRYFRERLHVS